A window of the Penaeus monodon isolate SGIC_2016 chromosome 38, NSTDA_Pmon_1, whole genome shotgun sequence genome harbors these coding sequences:
- the LOC119596826 gene encoding pro-resilin-like, translating into MNAKVLLLVCFAAVVAADSFESAESGEYNFNWAVKHDDSGNDFGHQEVRNGDDTQGSYYVQLPDGRLQTVRYVVDGDNGYVAEVSYEGEARYPDSNESK; encoded by the exons ATGAACGCTAAg GTCCTGCTCCTGGTTTGTTTTGCAGCCGTTGTTGCTGCGGACAGTTTT gAATCCGCCGAATCAGGTGAATACAACTTCAACTGGGCCGTCAAACACGAcgactccggcaacgacttcggccaCCAGGAAGTCCGCAATGGAGACGACACCCAGGggtcctactacgtgcagctccccgacggccgcctgcagaccgtCAGGTACGTCGTGGACGGCGACAacggctacgtggctgaggtgagctacgagggcgaggctcgatACCCCGACTCCAATGAATCAAAGTGA